In Candidatus Poribacteria bacterium, the sequence GACTGTGAAACCTGCGAGGACGCGCGGGATGTTAGTTCAAAAAACTATCGAACCCGTTCATCGGTCCACATTGAAAAAGATGGAAAAAACCTCCAATTCGACCTCGGCCCTAATTTCATGGACCAGATCGTCCGGAATCGGATTGAACGGATAGATGCTGTTATTTTCACGCACTCTCACGCCGACCATGTCAGTGGAACCAACGATATCGTAATGCCGTGCCGAAAACAGCAGATGGATATGCCGATTTACGGTCCTGAACAGACAATGGGCATCCTACAACGAAATTTCGATTATATGTTCACAAAGGAGACGTTCCAAGGTGGTGGCGTCGGTCATCTACTCCCAAACGTCGTTGAAAGAGATAAAAGATTTTCGTTGCTGGGTTTTGACATTACACCGATTCCCGTTGAGCATGGAAACGTTGACACTTACGGCTATCGGATTGACAATTTCGGGTACCTACCGGATGTCAAGCGACTGCCGAAGGAATCGCAGGACTTATTAAACGGGATTGAGGTGTTGGTTATTGATGCGCTGAGTTTTAATCCGAGACACCCAACGCATCTCTCGGTTGGTGAAGCGTTAGAAATTAGCGATGCCTTGAAAACGAGGGAAACTTATTTTACACATATTATGCACCGGTTAGATCATCGGTATTTCCCGGAGCAGTGTAAAGAAGTAGATATTGAACTTCCAGACAACGCCTACCTTGCTTATGATACGCAAGTGATTCAACTGTAGTCTCGATCTGAGATCGAGACTACAAAACTACTGTTTTACCTTCCAAATCCACCAGGGGGTGGTTTCCGTTGCTGCAGAATGACCCGATCACCTGCCTTGAGTCCACTTTTGACAATCACTTGTGTTTCGTTCTGCATGCCAACTTCAATCCCTGTACGTGTGCCTTTGCCACCATCATCTAACATGACGGATTTTCCTTTCGACATTGTGATCGTAGCACGCACGCCGTCGGCTTTCTTCTTACCTTTTACGAGAAGGGACAACGTTGTTGGACCGGGACGGATACCGCGCTGTGAACCGTCAAGGCTGATGGTGACATCATTCGCGCCAACGTTTGATACAGTGCCTCTGAAAATTTTCTCGCTGACAGTCTGGACTTCAATCGGTTGATTTACCTTGTAGGGTTTGGTATCATCAACTTGCGCGGTGAGGGTTGCCGTAGCCTCGTTTATAAGGGCATCGATCGGTAGCAACAAAACATCCTTTTCTTCGTAGGTAATGATGTCTACATCTGAACTCATGCCGGGTTTGAGTTCCTCTGGGGATCCACTAACCTCTATCATCACCTCGAATGAGATGATATTATCTTGTTCCTGCCCGCTGGGTGAAATCTCATAGACTTTACCATCATACGTTTTTGTTTGGTAAGCGTCCACCTTGATTTCTGCGCGCTGATTGAGGCGGAGGCGTTCCATATCGACTTCGTTGATGAAGGTTTTGACGACCATTTTGGAGGGATCAACAATTGTCATAATGGGCGGACTTTGTGAGAATGCAGAGCGTCCAGAGGTTACAATTTCACCTACTTCTAACTCAAGGAGTGTAACGATTCCTGCCATCGGTGCCTTGATTACGGTCCAGTCAAGCCGTTCCGTCTGATTTTTCAGCGTACTTTGCCGTCGGAGTCGGTTTGCTTTAGCACTGACTTCGGATTGTTTGGTCAACAATTTCTCATTGTCGAAAGTCTCTATGAGTTCCTGATACCGAGTACTGGAATTTTCGACGCGGAGTTTGGCTTCCTCCTCTGCTTTCTGCCGCATGTTTTTGAGGTGTTCAAGGTTCTTTTCCTCGGTTGCTAAGTTTGTCTCACGTGAATTAATGGCACTCTCACGTATTTCTACAGTTTTCTCTTGTGAAGTGATCGCTTCTTTCTGTGAGTCCACCCGTGTACTGGCATTTTCATGTTGGACTTCCGCATTGGCGTGCTGCGCTTGTGAGTCTTCCAATGCCTTTTTGGAAATCAGTTTCTTGTCATAGAGCTCCGTGTTCCGGTCAAGCTCTGATTTCGCGTTATCCAAGGAAACCTTTGCTGATCTGAGTGATGCTTCGTTTTCAGATAACGTAATTTTTGCCTGTGCAAGGGCGATCTTGGCTTGCGCCAGGGCAATTCTATCCTGTTCAAGTGAGTTCTTGGTTGTCTGAATATTTGCTTCTGCTTGGCTAACTTGTGTTATAGTTGAGGCTTTGGTGGTCTCAAAATTTGCCTCAGCGATTTTCAAATCTGCGTCAGCCTGCGTGAGTTGGCTGTCAAGCCGCTCATCTTTAAGTTTAATATTGAGTTGTGCTTGCGTGACCTGTGCTTCAGCGGCTGCAACATCCGCTTCCGCCTGCTTTTTCTCTTCTTCATAGAGTTCCGGGTCGAGTTCGAGCAGCACCTGACCCGCTTCGACGGGATCGCCATTT encodes:
- a CDS encoding MBL fold metallo-hydrolase; amino-acid sequence: MKITILGSGTSTGVPEYKCDCETCEDARDVSSKNYRTRSSVHIEKDGKNLQFDLGPNFMDQIVRNRIERIDAVIFTHSHADHVSGTNDIVMPCRKQQMDMPIYGPEQTMGILQRNFDYMFTKETFQGGGVGHLLPNVVERDKRFSLLGFDITPIPVEHGNVDTYGYRIDNFGYLPDVKRLPKESQDLLNGIEVLVIDALSFNPRHPTHLSVGEALEISDALKTRETYFTHIMHRLDHRYFPEQCKEVDIELPDNAYLAYDTQVIQL
- a CDS encoding HlyD family efflux transporter periplasmic adaptor subunit, which produces MKKVIIAAAVVLVLVVAIGWVVLGRGGNGQDSTQEQKIEVVERGDFQMRISATGNLEPLIDVEVKSNVEGEIINLYVKNGDPVEAGQVLLELDPELYEEEKKQAEADVAAAEAQVTQAQLNIKLKDERLDSQLTQADADLKIAEANFETTKASTITQVSQAEANIQTTKNSLEQDRIALAQAKIALAQAKITLSENEASLRSAKVSLDNAKSELDRNTELYDKKLISKKALEDSQAQHANAEVQHENASTRVDSQKEAITSQEKTVEIRESAINSRETNLATEEKNLEHLKNMRQKAEEEAKLRVENSSTRYQELIETFDNEKLLTKQSEVSAKANRLRRQSTLKNQTERLDWTVIKAPMAGIVTLLELEVGEIVTSGRSAFSQSPPIMTIVDPSKMVVKTFINEVDMERLRLNQRAEIKVDAYQTKTYDGKVYEISPSGQEQDNIISFEVMIEVSGSPEELKPGMSSDVDIITYEEKDVLLLPIDALINEATATLTAQVDDTKPYKVNQPIEVQTVSEKIFRGTVSNVGANDVTISLDGSQRGIRPGPTTLSLLVKGKKKADGVRATITMSKGKSVMLDDGGKGTRTGIEVGMQNETQVIVKSGLKAGDRVILQQRKPPPGGFGR